Part of the Arthrobacter sp. MMS18-M83 genome is shown below.
GGCGCGAACCAAGATTGACGAAATGATTGTCCGCTACGACGGCTGGTTTCTTGTGCTTCTCGCCGTCCTGATGGTGCTTGCTTTTTCTTTGCTCGCAGCGATGGCCATCTGGTGCCTGACGCAAGGAAGAGGCCGTTTCACCGGCAACTGGAGTTGGAACCAATGGGGCGTCTCTATGTTCGTTGAATGCAGGTAACTCAGAGCCAAGCTATCCGTCGTGGTGGCACGGTGACGACGTGCCACCACGGCCTGAGCATCGGAAGCACCACTCGTGACACTCAGCGTCGACAACCTCAATTACTCCTACAACTCCAGAATCCAAGTACTCCATGACGTCTCGTTCAAGATCGCCGAGAACCAGGTGGTGGGGCTCATTGGCCCCAATGGGTCTGGAAAATCCACCCTTATTAAGGTCATCTTGGATCTGCTTCAACTTCAAAGCGGCCGCGTCTGCATCGGGTCCTGCACGAGCCAGAGCCGCGACGCCAAGATGGCGTCGATCTACTTGTCTAGCAATGACTACCTTCCTGAATTCCTCACGGGGAGGAATATTTGCGCTTCATGCATGGGCTCTATGGAGAACCCCTGGACCACGCCGCATTGACGATGCAATTCACCAGGTACTCAATGCGCGACAGGCACCGCGATTTGATCGAGGACTACTCACACGGGATGAGGAAGAAGCTGCAACTCATCGCCGCATTCATGCTCAAGCGAAGGTTCACGGTAATCGATGAGACGCTCAACGGCGTCGACATCGACGCAGTCAACGTCTTCGAACGCGATATCCGCGAACTCGCCAGAGAAGGCCGATCGGTTCTGCTTTGCAGTCATGATTTCACAATGTTGGAGCACATCGCCGATGAGCTAGCAGTTCTCATCCAAGGAGCCTTGGTGGTTCAGGCTC
Proteins encoded:
- a CDS encoding ABC transporter ATP-binding protein codes for the protein MTLSVDNLNYSYNSRIQVLHDVSFKIAENQVVGLIGPNGSGKSTLIKVILDLLQLQSGRVCIGSCTSQSRDAKMASIYLSSNDYLPEFLTGRNICASCMGSMENPWTTPH